In Bacillus sp. SB49, a single window of DNA contains:
- a CDS encoding response regulator transcription factor produces MEQEARILVVDDEERIRRLIRMYLEREHYEIDEAEDGEEALQKALNNDYDVILLDLMLPGKDGIDVCRELREKKATPVIMLTAKGEEANRVQGFEVGTDDYIVKPFSPREVVLRVKALLRRASSTKFLETDTQARNVLVFPHMTIDNDAHRVTAEGEEVSLTPKEYELLHFMAQSPDKVFDREQLLKEVWQYEFFGDLRTVDTHVKRLREKLSKVSQEAAGMIVTVWGIGYKFEVSGD; encoded by the coding sequence ATGGAACAAGAAGCAAGAATACTGGTCGTTGATGATGAAGAGCGTATCCGTCGGTTGATCCGCATGTATTTGGAAAGAGAGCACTACGAGATCGATGAAGCAGAGGATGGAGAAGAAGCTCTGCAAAAAGCGCTGAACAATGATTATGACGTCATTTTACTCGATTTAATGCTGCCCGGAAAAGACGGGATAGATGTATGTCGGGAATTAAGAGAGAAAAAAGCTACTCCAGTAATCATGCTTACCGCAAAAGGTGAAGAAGCCAACCGGGTTCAAGGATTCGAGGTCGGTACAGACGATTATATAGTCAAGCCGTTCAGTCCGAGGGAAGTAGTTTTGCGTGTGAAGGCATTGTTGCGGAGAGCATCCTCGACCAAATTCCTGGAAACAGATACGCAGGCGAGAAATGTATTGGTGTTTCCGCATATGACTATCGACAATGATGCCCACCGGGTGACTGCGGAAGGGGAGGAAGTTTCCCTGACTCCGAAAGAGTACGAGCTGTTGCATTTTATGGCGCAGTCACCAGACAAGGTTTTCGACCGCGAGCAGTTGTTGAAGGAAGTATGGCAGTATGAATTTTTTGGTGACTTAAGAACGGTGGATACCCATGTCAAACGCCTGAGGGAGAAGCTGAGTAAAGTCTCTCAGGAAGCTGCCGGTATGATTGTGACTGTTTGGGGAATCGGATATAAGTTCGAGGTCAGCGGAGACTGA
- a CDS encoding pseudouridine synthase: protein MERLQKVIAHAGIASRRKAEKLIADGKVTVNGEVVTELGTKVSRNDDVEVNGVPIDKEEPVYYLLYKPRGVISSVSDDKGRKVVTDYLPEVTERIFPIGRLDYDTSGLILLTNDGDFANLLMHPKHEVDKVYIAKTKGVPTREQLQQLKRGMKVDGDYLKAVHAKVQSTDSRKNTAIVQIILHEGKNRQVRRMFEAIGFPVDKLKRERYGSLDLRGMNAGDYRPLKPHEVKQLRQLAEKNVE from the coding sequence ATGGAACGACTACAGAAAGTGATCGCTCACGCAGGGATTGCATCAAGAAGGAAAGCTGAGAAATTGATCGCCGATGGAAAAGTAACGGTCAATGGTGAAGTGGTGACAGAACTCGGCACAAAGGTAAGCAGGAATGATGATGTCGAGGTGAACGGTGTACCGATTGACAAAGAAGAGCCTGTTTATTATCTCCTATATAAACCGAGGGGTGTCATCTCCAGTGTAAGTGACGATAAAGGGAGAAAGGTCGTAACGGATTACCTGCCGGAAGTGACGGAACGTATTTTTCCTATCGGCCGCCTGGACTATGATACATCCGGATTGATTCTACTTACGAACGATGGTGATTTTGCAAATTTGCTTATGCACCCGAAACATGAAGTGGACAAAGTGTATATCGCAAAGACGAAGGGCGTTCCGACAAGAGAACAGCTCCAGCAGTTGAAAAGAGGAATGAAGGTAGACGGCGATTACTTGAAGGCCGTACACGCCAAAGTTCAATCCACGGACTCCAGAAAGAACACGGCAATTGTCCAAATCATCCTTCACGAAGGGAAGAACCGCCAAGTGCGCCGGATGTTCGAAGCCATTGGTTTTCCTGTGGACAAGTTGAAGAGAGAAAGATACGGCTCGCTCGACTTGCGTGGAATGAATGCAGGGGATTACCGGCCGCTGAAGCCTCATGAAGTGAAACAGCTGAGACAGCTGGCGGAAAAAAATGTTGAATAA
- a CDS encoding D-alanyl-D-alanine carboxypeptidase family protein: MYFFAYGEANDVEWEELFLKRCLWFFIILFLIVSMNQAGSVHAEANISVSAERAVLMDADSGRVLYEKNAYDPTLIASTTKILTAIIAIEAADIEEKVTVSKRAVYTEGSSIYLTEKEKIPLKDLIYGLMLRSGNDSAVAIAEHVGGSVEGFVQMMNEKALWLGMNDSHFENPHGLDGETHYSTAYDLALLMSYAMKNETFKEVTGSEMYRSKNRDYAWMNKNKLLTQYYDPTNGGKTGYTKKAGRTLVSSAEKDGMQLIAVTLQASDDWNDHERMYEWGFENFESVTLQKEGTVEVGGTSFYIPRDLVVPLTLNEKEDVKAVFYRYQNEDASSNMAGVTTFKVGNEPVADIPVYKEKPKEGFFKELKGFMDRMMGVAPWST, encoded by the coding sequence TTGTACTTTTTCGCATATGGTGAAGCAAACGACGTTGAATGGGAGGAACTTTTTTTGAAGAGGTGCTTATGGTTCTTCATTATCCTTTTTTTAATAGTATCCATGAATCAGGCAGGCAGTGTTCATGCAGAAGCGAACATTTCCGTATCCGCAGAGCGTGCGGTGTTGATGGATGCTGATTCTGGACGTGTCCTTTATGAAAAAAATGCATACGACCCGACGTTGATTGCAAGTACGACAAAAATTTTAACAGCGATTATTGCTATTGAAGCGGCAGACATCGAAGAAAAAGTTACGGTAAGTAAAAGAGCTGTTTATACCGAAGGATCTTCCATCTATCTAACAGAGAAAGAGAAAATCCCGTTGAAGGACCTTATTTACGGTCTTATGCTCCGTTCGGGGAATGATTCTGCCGTTGCTATTGCGGAACACGTTGGTGGCAGTGTTGAGGGTTTTGTGCAAATGATGAACGAAAAGGCGCTGTGGTTGGGTATGAATGACAGTCACTTCGAGAACCCCCATGGATTGGATGGGGAGACGCATTATTCCACCGCCTATGATCTTGCTCTTTTAATGTCTTACGCCATGAAGAATGAAACGTTCAAAGAGGTGACAGGTAGTGAGATGTATCGGTCGAAGAACAGAGATTATGCGTGGATGAATAAAAATAAGTTGTTAACCCAGTATTATGACCCGACAAACGGAGGGAAGACCGGATATACAAAAAAGGCGGGTCGGACGTTGGTTTCCAGTGCCGAAAAGGACGGCATGCAGCTGATCGCTGTCACCCTTCAAGCCTCGGATGACTGGAATGATCATGAACGGATGTATGAATGGGGATTTGAAAACTTTGAATCTGTCACTCTTCAGAAAGAAGGGACGGTTGAAGTTGGCGGGACATCTTTTTACATACCCCGTGATCTTGTTGTTCCTCTGACGTTGAATGAAAAAGAAGACGTGAAAGCTGTCTTTTACCGATATCAGAATGAGGATGCATCGTCTAATATGGCAGGTGTGACAACATTTAAAGTAGGAAACGAACCAGTAGCAGACATTCCTGTTTACAAGGAAAAGCCAAAGGAGGGCTTTTTCAAGGAGCTGAAAGGTTTCATGGACCGTATGATGGGGGTGGCGCCATGGTCAACGTAA
- the ccsB gene encoding c-type cytochrome biogenesis protein CcsB, translating to MGDLTTISGNLLYAAFFIYLIATFFFAGTIRDKKKGRSKLAGNIGITLAVIGFLTQVGYFITRWMVSGHAPVSNLFEYTTFFGMMLVFAFIVLYFIYRLDLLGLFALPIALLLIAFASMFPTEISPLVPSLQSHWLYIHVTTASLGQGILSVSFVAGLIFLIRQVDQSRRSKHTTWLEFVIYIIATTIAFIVLSSTFNAIGHETTFEAPVEGQVKEIVYYMPAIAGPSGGEKVSGDNFGPLFEVPEWMRGEDAAKKLNTFIWAVLGGLVVYWAARIILRKRIAASIQPLLNKVNPEVVDEVSYRAVAIGFPVFTLGALIFAMIWAQQAWDRFWGWDPKEVWALITFFFYAAYLHLRLSRGWQGMKSAWLAVGGFGIIMFNLIAVNLIISGLHSYA from the coding sequence ATGGGGGACTTGACGACGATTAGCGGCAATTTGCTGTATGCAGCTTTTTTTATCTATTTGATCGCAACTTTTTTCTTTGCAGGAACGATTAGAGACAAGAAGAAAGGGCGGAGTAAACTAGCGGGGAATATTGGTATCACCCTCGCAGTAATCGGTTTTCTGACTCAGGTCGGGTATTTCATTACACGATGGATGGTAAGCGGACATGCACCGGTAAGTAACTTGTTCGAGTACACCACCTTCTTCGGGATGATGCTCGTCTTTGCGTTTATTGTTTTATATTTCATCTATCGGTTGGATCTGCTGGGATTGTTCGCACTGCCGATCGCGCTGCTTCTGATTGCGTTCGCCAGTATGTTTCCCACGGAGATATCACCACTGGTTCCTTCCCTTCAGTCACATTGGTTATACATCCATGTGACGACGGCTTCGCTTGGACAGGGGATTTTATCCGTCAGCTTTGTTGCCGGTTTAATATTTCTTATAAGGCAGGTCGATCAATCAAGGCGATCGAAACATACCACATGGCTGGAATTTGTTATTTATATTATCGCAACCACCATCGCTTTTATTGTCCTTTCCTCTACCTTCAATGCTATAGGGCACGAAACGACGTTTGAAGCCCCGGTTGAGGGTCAGGTGAAGGAAATTGTCTACTACATGCCGGCGATCGCTGGTCCTTCCGGTGGAGAAAAAGTATCCGGTGACAATTTCGGGCCGCTCTTTGAAGTACCGGAGTGGATGCGAGGAGAAGACGCTGCGAAGAAATTAAATACGTTTATCTGGGCAGTTCTCGGAGGTCTTGTTGTGTATTGGGCGGCACGGATCATTCTGAGAAAACGGATTGCAGCAAGTATTCAGCCTTTGTTAAACAAGGTGAATCCTGAGGTCGTGGACGAAGTTTCCTACCGGGCCGTAGCGATTGGATTTCCGGTTTTCACACTCGGGGCGCTTATTTTCGCCATGATTTGGGCACAGCAGGCGTGGGATCGCTTTTGGGGCTGGGATCCAAAAGAAGTGTGGGCCTTAATCACCTTCTTCTTTTATGCAGCCTATCTGCATCTTCGCTTGTCACGGGGATGGCAGGGAATGAAATCCGCTTGGCTTGCTGTCGGAGGATTTGGTATTATTATGTTTAATCTCATTGCTGTGAATTTAATTATATCCGGTTTACATTCGTATGCGTAA
- a CDS encoding segregation/condensation protein A encodes MMKSYQVKVEGFEGPLDLLLHLINRYEIDIYDIPVSQITDQYMHYIHTMQVLELDLASEYLVMAATLLAIKSQMLLPNTAVVDDFEESEMEEDPREDLMRRLIEYRKYKQAAEDLKDKELDANRIYTRPPLRTEDLSEEKVETVKPGEASIYDMIQAMGRLLNRSKQPSSQEAKVRRDEIPIQMRMDEILTKIETHSGGTPFDQLFERRTRPHIVVTFIALLELMKNNDIVCVQQQHFEELIVFKMEDAPWS; translated from the coding sequence ATGATGAAAAGCTATCAAGTAAAAGTGGAAGGATTCGAAGGTCCACTGGATCTCCTTCTGCATTTGATCAACCGCTATGAAATTGATATTTATGACATACCAGTGTCGCAGATCACAGACCAGTATATGCATTATATTCACACGATGCAGGTGTTGGAGCTTGATCTTGCGAGTGAATACTTGGTGATGGCAGCCACCCTTCTCGCGATTAAAAGTCAAATGCTGCTGCCTAACACCGCTGTTGTCGATGATTTCGAAGAGAGTGAGATGGAAGAAGATCCGCGTGAGGATCTTATGAGACGTTTAATAGAATATCGAAAATATAAGCAGGCAGCTGAAGATCTGAAAGACAAAGAATTGGATGCAAACCGTATTTATACACGTCCTCCGCTCCGTACAGAGGATCTTTCGGAAGAGAAAGTAGAAACGGTGAAGCCTGGGGAAGCTTCCATTTATGATATGATCCAGGCGATGGGGCGTCTTTTGAACAGGAGTAAACAACCGTCATCCCAGGAAGCAAAAGTGAGGCGGGATGAAATCCCCATTCAGATGCGGATGGATGAGATTCTGACGAAGATCGAAACGCATTCTGGAGGAACCCCTTTTGACCAATTGTTCGAGAGGAGAACCAGACCGCACATTGTCGTTACCTTTATCGCGCTTCTTGAATTGATGAAAAATAATGATATTGTTTGTGTTCAGCAACAACATTTCGAAGAACTGATTGTGTTTAAGATGGAGGATGCACCATGGAGTTAG
- a CDS encoding DUF309 domain-containing protein — translation MYPTPYVKFLAHFHGTRDYFECHEVLEEYWKEVDPKNRSSIWVLFIQTAVCMYHYRRDNKKGADTLIKRCILRAESGLSEIEELGVDAESYLEHLNRIKSDLQEDLPYHSWNIPLTDLYLRQEVQQMCLDWGVAYGSPSDLDNAQLVYKHKLRNKQA, via the coding sequence ATGTATCCAACACCTTATGTAAAATTTCTTGCTCATTTTCACGGTACCCGTGACTACTTCGAATGCCACGAAGTACTGGAAGAATATTGGAAAGAGGTCGACCCGAAAAACCGCTCTTCTATATGGGTCCTCTTCATACAGACAGCTGTTTGTATGTATCATTATCGAAGAGACAATAAGAAAGGTGCAGACACCTTAATTAAAAGATGTATTCTTCGAGCAGAATCCGGCCTTTCAGAGATAGAAGAATTAGGCGTGGATGCAGAATCCTACCTGGAGCATCTAAACAGAATCAAATCGGATCTGCAGGAAGATCTGCCCTATCACAGCTGGAATATTCCATTGACGGATCTCTACTTAAGACAGGAAGTGCAGCAGATGTGCCTGGATTGGGGCGTCGCGTACGGATCGCCCAGTGACTTGGATAATGCCCAACTCGTCTATAAACATAAGCTCCGCAACAAACAAGCCTAA
- a CDS encoding peptidylprolyl isomerase, translating to MKKATIQFENGEKMVIDLYEEAAPGTVANFEKLANDEFYDGLTFHRVIPDFVIQGGCPNGTGTGGPGYTIKCETEGNPHKHERGSLSMAHAGKDTGGSQFFVCHSSQPHLDGRHTVFGKVIDGVDIVDRVRVGDVMQKVRVEEK from the coding sequence ATGAAAAAAGCAACAATTCAATTTGAAAATGGAGAAAAAATGGTGATTGACCTATATGAAGAGGCGGCTCCAGGAACGGTAGCGAACTTCGAAAAACTTGCAAATGATGAGTTTTATGACGGTTTGACATTCCACCGTGTTATTCCTGACTTCGTTATTCAGGGCGGATGTCCGAACGGGACAGGTACAGGCGGCCCAGGCTACACGATCAAATGTGAAACAGAAGGTAATCCACACAAACACGAACGCGGATCTCTTTCAATGGCCCATGCTGGAAAAGATACGGGAGGAAGCCAATTCTTCGTTTGTCATTCCTCGCAGCCTCACCTGGACGGTCGTCATACAGTCTTTGGTAAAGTGATTGATGGTGTAGACATCGTCGACCGTGTCCGCGTCGGAGATGTAATGCAGAAGGTAAGAGTCGAAGAGAAATAA
- the resB gene encoding cytochrome c biogenesis protein ResB yields the protein MNEITCECGHVNPEGTVLCESCGKPVEKNQHIDGNDQKELLNMRYDGSARRSKTYNRTIIDKIWNFFSSVKVGVWLIFLTVIASAVGTILPQEMYIPQNVDPSTHYRDQYGMFGQIYYQLGFHDLFSSWWYMLLIAMIGISIIIASIDRFFPLYKTLKRQKPKRHELFMKKQRIFGETVRDDIDTELFKQNLKKRRYKVTEENGHLLAEKNRFARWGPYVNHIGLIVFLLGALLRFVPALYVDDFIWVREGETALINGTDGQFYIKNEAFTLETYDKDNPEDARFKEALENQEGAIPKTFRTDAVIYERTNQGVTGAEPELKELKEGAATMNNPLKFDDYALYQASYQLDEFKEMSFKIHDKDDDETNYGEFTVDLTAPASEYKVGDYRVEIANYFPDYEMENGEPVSASKYPRNPAFVFHVYPPGEAEPETSFLGIGANIDAGGDNQYKLGLTAFDVRDVTGLTVKKDHTLWLIALGGAIFMIGVIQGMYWNHRRIWLQPREDGVWVSGHTNKNWYALRMEIDKAIDGTNIESPKDQYEMKS from the coding sequence ATGAACGAAATTACCTGTGAGTGTGGGCATGTGAATCCGGAAGGGACTGTGTTATGTGAGTCCTGCGGAAAACCTGTCGAGAAGAATCAACATATTGATGGCAATGATCAGAAAGAGCTGCTCAACATGAGGTATGACGGGAGCGCCCGTCGTTCGAAGACCTACAACAGGACGATCATTGATAAGATTTGGAATTTCTTTTCTTCTGTAAAAGTCGGAGTCTGGCTGATCTTCCTTACTGTTATTGCATCTGCCGTTGGCACGATACTCCCTCAAGAAATGTACATACCGCAAAACGTAGATCCAAGTACACACTACCGTGACCAATATGGAATGTTCGGTCAGATTTATTACCAGCTGGGATTCCACGATTTATTTTCGTCCTGGTGGTACATGCTTCTGATTGCCATGATCGGCATATCGATCATTATCGCGAGTATCGACCGCTTCTTCCCATTGTATAAAACCTTGAAGAGACAGAAACCGAAACGTCATGAACTATTCATGAAGAAACAGCGTATTTTCGGAGAGACGGTTCGGGATGATATCGACACGGAATTATTCAAGCAGAATTTAAAGAAACGCCGGTATAAGGTTACGGAGGAAAACGGTCATCTGCTCGCTGAAAAAAACCGCTTTGCCAGATGGGGACCTTATGTCAACCATATCGGCTTAATCGTTTTCTTGCTGGGAGCGCTTTTACGCTTCGTACCTGCTTTGTATGTCGATGATTTCATATGGGTACGGGAAGGGGAAACGGCACTGATCAACGGGACGGATGGTCAGTTTTACATTAAAAATGAAGCGTTTACCTTGGAAACTTATGATAAAGATAATCCGGAAGATGCCAGGTTTAAAGAAGCGCTGGAGAATCAGGAAGGTGCCATTCCAAAGACCTTCCGTACAGATGCTGTCATCTATGAGCGGACGAATCAGGGTGTTACCGGTGCGGAACCGGAGCTGAAAGAGTTGAAAGAAGGCGCCGCTACGATGAACAATCCGCTGAAATTCGATGATTATGCGCTTTATCAGGCAAGTTATCAACTGGATGAGTTTAAAGAGATGAGCTTTAAGATTCATGATAAAGACGATGACGAAACCAATTACGGGGAGTTCACTGTGGATTTGACAGCACCTGCTTCGGAATACAAAGTTGGAGACTATCGTGTGGAGATTGCCAACTACTTCCCGGATTATGAGATGGAGAACGGGGAGCCGGTGTCCGCCTCTAAATATCCACGAAACCCTGCTTTTGTCTTTCATGTTTATCCTCCCGGCGAGGCGGAACCGGAGACGAGTTTCCTCGGGATCGGTGCAAACATTGACGCCGGAGGGGACAATCAGTATAAACTTGGTCTTACAGCTTTCGATGTTCGGGACGTCACCGGATTAACGGTAAAGAAAGACCACACGCTTTGGCTCATTGCCCTCGGCGGTGCCATCTTCATGATTGGTGTCATCCAGGGTATGTATTGGAACCACCGCCGTATTTGGCTGCAACCGCGTGAAGACGGGGTATGGGTTTCCGGACATACAAACAAAAACTGGTACGCTTTGAGAATGGAGATCGATAAAGCCATCGACGGAACCAACATAGAATCACCGAAAGACCAATATGAAATGAAATCATAG
- a CDS encoding GNAT family N-acetyltransferase has translation MLIRYKKSFEKIAMGLLSFMPEVSDVKTLQEIIKEYDSNPDWNLFLWKEEDILGAVGVRLENDEAVIQHVSVNPSHRNMGIGKQMIRRVRAHYGEQVRVCADASTESFVDKCDEESASSQI, from the coding sequence ATGCTAATTCGATATAAAAAATCATTTGAAAAGATTGCCATGGGTTTACTTTCTTTCATGCCGGAAGTATCCGATGTGAAAACTCTTCAGGAAATCATTAAAGAGTACGATTCTAATCCTGATTGGAATTTGTTCTTGTGGAAAGAAGAGGACATTCTCGGTGCTGTCGGCGTACGTCTGGAGAACGATGAGGCTGTCATACAGCACGTATCTGTCAACCCTTCCCATCGAAATATGGGTATTGGAAAGCAGATGATCCGGCGCGTTCGTGCACATTACGGAGAGCAGGTGCGTGTTTGTGCAGATGCTTCTACGGAATCTTTTGTAGATAAATGTGACGAAGAGAGTGCTTCTTCCCAAATTTGA
- the scpB gene encoding SMC-Scp complex subunit ScpB, translating to MELEETKAIIEGLLFAAGDEGVTKKKLSVLLEVDTKTVNGILEEMKKDYNGKHRGLTIMDSQGTLHLTTKPEHASYYKKLLDTPGSTRLSQAALETLAIIAYEQPITRIEIDDLRGVKSDRAIQTLVNRGLIEEKGRKDAIGRPVLFGTTKDFLIYFGLTSMEQLPPLAELKQPGEAAGSGDLFFDEFPENPFDD from the coding sequence ATGGAGTTAGAAGAAACAAAAGCAATTATCGAAGGTCTTTTGTTCGCAGCAGGAGACGAAGGTGTGACAAAGAAAAAACTGTCCGTACTGCTGGAAGTGGACACGAAGACGGTCAACGGGATATTGGAAGAAATGAAAAAAGATTATAATGGAAAACACAGGGGCCTTACCATTATGGATTCCCAAGGGACTTTGCACTTGACAACCAAGCCGGAGCATGCCTCCTATTATAAGAAACTGTTGGATACACCAGGCTCAACAAGGCTTTCCCAAGCTGCGCTGGAAACCCTGGCTATCATCGCATACGAGCAGCCGATTACAAGAATCGAAATTGATGACCTGCGCGGTGTGAAAAGTGATAGGGCTATTCAAACGCTCGTCAATAGAGGCCTTATTGAGGAGAAGGGGCGTAAAGATGCGATCGGTCGTCCTGTCCTTTTTGGAACAACCAAGGATTTCCTGATTTATTTCGGATTGACGTCCATGGAACAGCTTCCGCCTTTAGCTGAATTGAAGCAACCCGGAGAAGCCGCAGGCAGCGGAGACCTCTTTTTTGATGAATTTCCGGAGAACCCCTTTGATGATTAA
- the resA gene encoding thiol-disulfide oxidoreductase ResA: MKEKTLAKKKKRLLFRSFMLLVMAGLVVFAIFANGKEDKEVIAKGEEAPDFQLKKFGTEETVRLSELEGKGVMINFWATFCGPCKEEMPYMQELYPEYKEKGVEILAINLDSTDLVVDKFINQYNLTFPILRDKDGQVMELYNINPLPSTLFITPDGDIEEQVIGPLTLDKLEGYLKRITPEE; this comes from the coding sequence GTGAAGGAAAAGACATTGGCCAAGAAAAAAAAGCGCTTACTCTTTCGTTCGTTTATGCTGTTGGTCATGGCTGGTCTTGTCGTCTTTGCCATCTTTGCAAATGGGAAGGAAGATAAGGAAGTTATCGCCAAGGGGGAAGAGGCGCCTGATTTTCAATTGAAAAAATTTGGAACAGAGGAAACCGTCCGGTTAAGCGAACTGGAAGGTAAAGGCGTTATGATAAACTTCTGGGCTACCTTTTGTGGTCCTTGTAAAGAGGAAATGCCTTATATGCAGGAACTGTATCCGGAATATAAGGAAAAAGGTGTGGAGATATTGGCGATCAATCTCGATTCCACCGATCTCGTAGTAGATAAGTTTATCAACCAATATAATCTTACTTTCCCGATTCTTAGAGATAAGGATGGGCAGGTTATGGAATTGTATAATATAAACCCCCTTCCTTCCACTTTATTCATCACACCAGACGGGGATATTGAAGAACAGGTAATTGGTCCATTGACGTTGGATAAATTGGAAGGTTACCTGAAGAGGATTACGCCGGAGGAGTAG
- a CDS encoding spore maturation protein, translating into MSIWLIPAIILIVLVTATIKKVPSYEVFVEGSKEGIHIAISLLPFLLGMMVSIAIFQASGAMGAIGSLFEPLLSAIGAPEEILPLALIRPISGTAALSMTTELIRTHGPDSFIGYLASVMQGSTDTTLYILTVYFGAVGIRKMGDALKVGLLADLVGIAASIVIVIILFQG; encoded by the coding sequence ATGAGTATCTGGCTGATTCCGGCAATCATTCTTATTGTATTGGTGACAGCAACGATAAAGAAAGTTCCATCCTACGAAGTATTTGTAGAAGGCAGTAAGGAAGGGATTCACATTGCCATTTCCCTCCTTCCGTTTTTGTTGGGAATGATGGTTTCCATAGCCATTTTCCAGGCATCAGGGGCAATGGGGGCGATCGGCAGCCTGTTTGAACCGCTCCTTTCCGCAATCGGAGCCCCGGAGGAAATATTACCATTAGCTTTGATCCGTCCGATATCCGGAACCGCTGCCTTAAGCATGACGACAGAGTTGATTCGGACGCACGGTCCGGATTCCTTTATCGGCTACCTTGCTTCTGTCATGCAGGGAAGTACGGATACGACTCTTTATATCCTTACCGTCTACTTCGGAGCTGTAGGAATCAGGAAGATGGGGGACGCTTTGAAAGTCGGTCTTCTGGCAGATCTTGTAGGTATTGCGGCTTCCATTGTTATCGTAATCATTCTATTTCAAGGATAG
- a CDS encoding site-2 protease family protein produces MITAVFLLVLLVAPLSLFIHELGHVFFGLAFRSECSTLQLGRGYRIIDVRSRKFRLVICLFFFQGAFSINEREPSFTRQEQGWISFGGPLFNIGAAGLVWPLLGIHIFWSLLFWFNLYLAVANMIPFTVNGRKSDGCHVWSSFRRHGG; encoded by the coding sequence ATGATCACTGCCGTATTCCTGTTGGTTCTCCTTGTCGCTCCATTAAGTTTGTTTATTCATGAATTGGGGCATGTCTTTTTTGGTTTAGCCTTTCGCTCCGAATGCAGTACCTTGCAATTAGGACGGGGGTATCGGATTATAGATGTCCGCAGCAGGAAATTTCGTCTGGTCATTTGTCTGTTCTTTTTTCAAGGAGCATTCTCTATAAATGAAAGGGAACCCTCCTTCACAAGGCAGGAACAGGGATGGATCAGTTTCGGTGGACCTCTCTTCAACATAGGGGCGGCCGGCCTCGTCTGGCCGCTCCTTGGTATACATATTTTCTGGTCCTTACTGTTCTGGTTCAACCTTTATCTTGCTGTTGCGAATATGATCCCCTTTACCGTAAATGGCAGAAAATCAGACGGCTGCCATGTGTGGTCCAGCTTCCGCAGGCATGGGGGTTGA
- a CDS encoding nucleoside recognition domain-containing protein — translation MVNVIWAMLAVTGIIYAAFAGTMDQVNQAIFATLDEAVMITLSLTGVLVFWLGLMKIAETAGLLAGLSKLFRPIVRRLFPDIPDGHPAFGYILSNMTANMFGLGNAATPMGLKAMKELKELSGSDEASRSMITFLAINTSSLTLVPTTVIAIRMKYGSVDPTAIIGATILATLVSTCAALVIDRYFHYRRKRSVRL, via the coding sequence ATGGTCAACGTAATCTGGGCCATGCTTGCCGTTACAGGTATCATCTATGCTGCTTTTGCTGGTACGATGGATCAGGTGAATCAGGCAATTTTCGCAACGCTTGATGAAGCAGTGATGATTACGCTCAGCCTTACCGGTGTGCTGGTCTTTTGGCTTGGATTGATGAAGATAGCGGAGACAGCCGGGCTGTTGGCAGGGCTCTCGAAGCTGTTCCGACCGATAGTACGACGGTTATTTCCTGACATTCCGGACGGTCATCCCGCATTCGGATACATCCTCTCGAATATGACAGCGAACATGTTCGGACTGGGTAATGCTGCAACACCGATGGGGCTGAAAGCGATGAAAGAATTGAAGGAACTATCCGGTTCCGATGAAGCCAGCAGATCGATGATCACTTTCCTTGCCATCAACACGTCCTCTTTGACACTTGTACCGACGACAGTGATCGCGATTCGGATGAAATACGGTTCCGTTGATCCAACTGCCATTATAGGAGCTACAATATTAGCGACGCTTGTATCCACCTGCGCCGCTTTAGTCATCGATCGGTATTTCCATTACCGTAGGAAGAGATCGGTCCGATTATGA